From one Musa acuminata AAA Group cultivar baxijiao chromosome BXJ2-6, Cavendish_Baxijiao_AAA, whole genome shotgun sequence genomic stretch:
- the LOC103987430 gene encoding phosphatidate phosphatase PAH2 isoform X4, with the protein MYAVGKIGSYISRGVYTVSGPFHPFGGAVDIIVVQQQDGSYKSSPWYVRFGKFQGVLKTKEKIVRISVNGVEAGFNMFLDHKGEAFFLRDAEAGEPEPVLSPPTSGDETEERVKNGGFKKIRSFDVEGGQKELVTRVDNGNGKLVTRTSSRRSAILGLMFGRKSIKENGKGGNVDRVRSMERAEIAADLLEVKWSTNLKPSDQRSDSTQVKSSEDSEMNVCVADEEHDSQTILPNDDLHGDEKLDSHGEGMDDDFRRSISSRSCSEEERDNDPSCPRVTEETTETYTSETGDREISDQSNSEFVFRNPVVEPNLDFDATSCDAFVSHDEEIGDAHRNLMLSEKNSEEETSQEMVVQISTLVVSDITDRNKLISESVTTQSDKIDTQNPGSAAYYDDTQQLHTGSSVGSTRGIFTCDSDRNGITSSSYHETVERSVTRINFSDDKPSGHLDFLSIGAEQCENGFLCDTRNMVQEVNDLLASSASLSKENSDRCHDQGLETSRVSESYVFEKLQCDYTRNGAFEDSDDSVFITESVSNLSSEQFSSCIPFLYNQQLLSCEDEVISMDVIAEESSHDKETDFQQIDLFGNHHQMRERKAAQVTSFPFDVSNDPLNSGSSAESHSICDIPNSCNSSNVTQEIGNFDVGINLKRSYSFEEINVAQDFGISSPTEVAEYHVPCSDILEDIQFPFSDIDNFNMKDIDAELSNNNKVVHAEHPLTPTACCDLEEQDLQIKNPKQPLEGISDVLISTSSPISIQGCKTSSREPELSSRSLPVIRSHIKDLKGSDLCSMSCSLESKTDICKLDMLKNEDSSSSRLVAELQTEAMQGYTSVAAATASSAQNEEEQKGTLANPTVELSLCKQLLFEGMGAGAARQVFDAKKVNLEQFSALGPSLLKNEKLVVRIGDRYFPWNAAAPIILGMVCFGQEIILEPQGMIPVDGDEEKNGASRSITPSRGSWLWPFLKRSKTISNAHATSKGTNEMDVDLASQGIGNMTQQSDMLQAKNSKKVQSLTPTSDEIASLNLKEGQNVVTFSFSTPVLGSQQVDARIYLWKWNTRIVISDVDGTITR; encoded by the exons ATGTATGCCGTGGGGAAGATCGGCAGCTACATCTCCCGGGGGGTGTACACCGTCTCGGGCCCCTTTCATCCATTCGGAGGAGCGGTGGACATCATCGTTGTCCAGCAGCAAGATGGGAGCTACAAGTCCTCGCCGTGGTATGTCCGGTTCGGGAAGTTTCAAGGTGTCTTGAAGACAAAAGAAAAAATTGTCAGGATATCTGTTAATGGCGTTGAAGCTGGATTCAATATGTTCTTGGACCATAAAGGAGAGGCCTTCTTCCTCAGGGATGCGGAAGCTGGGGAACCAGAACCCGTCTTGTCACCGCCAACTTCTGGGGATGAGACAGAGGAAAGGGTGAAGAATGGGGGATTTAAAAAGATACGGAGCTTTGATGTCGAGGGTGGACAAAAGGAGCTAGTCACCCGGGTGGATAATGGGAACGGTAAGCTTGTGACTCGAACAAGTTCAAGACGATCAGCGATCTTAGGTCTTATGTTTGGGCGGAAGTCGATCAAGGAAAACGGCAAGGGCGGAAATGTGGACAGGGTTAGGTCAATGGAGCGTGCAGAGATTGCAGCTGACCTCTTGGAAGTGAAGTGGTCAACCAATCTGAAGCCCAGTGACCAGAGATCTGACAGTACTCAGGTAAAATCATCTGAGGATAGCGAGATGAATGTTTGTGTTGCTGATGAAGAACATGATTCTCAGACAATTTTGCCAAATGATGACTTACATGGTGATGAAAAGCTCGATTCTCATGGTGAAGGGATGGATGATGATTTTAGGAGAAGCATTTCAAGCAGAAGTTGTtcagaagaagaaagagataaTGACCCTTCATGTCCAAGAGTCACTGAGGAAACCACAGAGACATATACATCTGAGACTGGTGATAGGGAAATCTCTGATCAAAGTAACTCTGAATTTGTCTTTAGGAACCCTGTTGTCGAGCCTAACTTAGATTTTGATGCAACTTCTTGTGATGCTTTTGTTTCACATGATGAGGAAATAGGTGATGCACATAGGAACCTCATGCTTTCTGAAAAGAATTCCGAAGAGGAAACCTCCCAAGAAATGGTTGTGCAGATTTCTACCTTGGTGGTTAGTGATATAACTGATAGAAACAAGTTGATCTCAGAATCGGTGACAACACAATCAGACAAGATTGATACCCAGAATCCTGGTTCAGCTGCATATTACGATGACACACAACAATTGCATACCGGAAGCTCTGTGGGTTCAACACGAGGCATTTTTACATGTGATAGTGACAGAAATGGAATTACTTCTTCCAGCTACCATGAGACTGTTGAAAGGTCAGTTACTAGAATTAATTTTTCGGATGACAAGCCTTCTGGGCATTTGGACTTTCTTTCTATTGGGGCTGAGCAATGTGAGAATGGATTTTTGTGCGACACTAGAAACATGGTTCAAGAAGTAAATGACCTGTTAGCATCAAGTGCATCATTGAGTAAAGAAAATTCAGATCGTTGCCATGACCAGGGCTTGGAAACATCTAGAGTTAGTGAGTCTTATGTGTTTGAAAAATTGCAATGTGACTATACCAGAAATGGGGCATTTGAGGATTCAGATGACAGTGTGTTTATTACTGAATCTGTTTCCAATTTAAGCtctgaacaattctcaagttgtattCCCTTTTTATACAATCAACAGTTGCTAAGCTGTGAAGATGAAGTCATATCTATGGATGTTATTGCAGAGGAATCTTCTCATGACAAAGAAACTGACTTTCAGCAAAttgatctctttgggaatcaccaTCAGATGAGGGAAAGAAAAGCTGCTCAAGTCACCTCTTTTCCATTTGATGTATCAAATGATCCACTTAATTCTGGCTCTTCTGCAGAATCACATAGCATTTGTGATATACCTAATTCTTGCAACTCGAGCAATGTAACTCAAGAAATAGGAAATTTTGATGTAGGTATTAATCTGAAGAGGTCCTATTCTTTTGAGGAGATTAATGTTGCTCAAGATTTTGGTATCTCTAGCCCTACAGAAGTAGCAGAATATCATGTTCCCTGCTCTGACATCTTGGAAGATATTCAATTTCCATTTAGTGATATCGACAATTTTAATATGAAAGATATTGACGCTGAGCTATCAAACAATAACAAGGTTGTTCATGCTGAGCATCCGCTGACACCCACTGCATGCTGTGATCTAGAAGAGCAAGACCTGCAAATAAAGAACCCTAAACAGCCTCTGGAGGGAATTTCTGATGTTCTAATATCAACTTCTAGTCCAATAAGTATCCAGGGATGCAAGACAAGTTCTCGAGAACCTGAACTATCATCTAGATCATTGCCCGTTATTCGTAGTCATATTAAGGATCTCAAAGGATCAGATCTATGCTCAATGAGTTGCTCATTGGAATCAAAAACTGACATATGTAAGCTGGACATGCTTAAGAATGAAGATTCTAGCTCTTCAAGGTTGGTGGCAGAGCTTCAAACAGAAGCAATGCAAGGATATACATCtgttgctgctgctactgctagCTCTGCTCAAAATGAGGAGGAACAGAAAGGCACTTTGGCAAATCCCACCGTTG AGTTATCCCTCTGCAAGCAATTGTTATTTGAAGGGATGGGAGCAGGTGCAGCTCGTCAAGTATTTGATGCTAAAAAGGTGAATTTGGAGCAATTTTCTGCTTTGGGTCCATCTCTTTTGAAGAATGAAAAACTTGTTGTCAGAATTGGTGATAGATACTTTCCATGGAATGCAGCTGCACCTATTATCTTGGGAATGGTTTGTTTTGGTCAGGAAATAATATTGGAACCTCAAGGTATGATACCTGTGGATGGAGATGAGGAAAAAAATGGAGCTTCTAGAAGCATCACACCATCTCGAGGGAGTTGGCTATGGCCTTTCTTGAAAAGGTCCAAGACCATAAGCAATGCTCATGCAACCTCTAAAGGTACCAATGAGATGGATGTGGATCTGGCTTCCCAAGGGATTGGAAACATGACTCAACAAAGTGACATGCTGCAAGCCAAGAACTCTAAGAAGGTGCAGTCACTTACTCCAACATCTGACGAAATTGCTTCCTTGAATCTCAAAGAGGGCCAGAATGTGGTTACGTTTAGTTTCTCAACACCAGTGCTTGGATCACAGCAG GTTGATGCAAGGATATATCTTTGGAAATGGAATACTCGGATAGTTATCTCTGATGTAGATGGAACTATCACCAG ATAA